The Megachile rotundata isolate GNS110a chromosome 11, iyMegRotu1, whole genome shotgun sequence genome includes a region encoding these proteins:
- the LOC143265350 gene encoding uncharacterized protein LOC143265350 produces MGRPTKDASRRKKNRAKESHEVKQLRLSRNREINAQARRQETINERRSRLSAMRKYARSKVSRETTGEKKRRLSRISNRLKNESAVERSRRIGLMRRRLANESAEERSRRIGLIRRRLANESAEERSRRIGLMRRRLANESAEERSRRIGLMRRRLANESGQERSRRIGLIHRRLENESAEERSRRIGLIRRRLANESGQERSRRIRLIHRRLEIESAEERSRRIGIIRRRLANESGQERSRRIGLIQRRLENESAEERSRRIGLIRRRLANESAQERSRRIGLIHRRLENESAQERSRRIGLIHRRLENESTKQRSQRLMLARNRTREVVLTECTESRNTRLNDMREHARNRRKELLLQADSFKSAINIFADVPCAVCCKTLYPQQRYALHTQPLSHLIPANLIELEKITTCSRCLHHLKKHKVPSQALWNKMEVMQVPQVISDLSEIEKHMLCRIVPFLKIMKIQNRFSQNWCKGQVVLFARDVFEVAEQLPVRLNQTGIMIVVESLENLERQRQFEIDVGKLRRALEWLLQNNALYKDVRPCFSNIINNISEIAHVTEELPIVRKEIEVAQRITESSSKFVHVGHNVAILRGTCHQASDRFSIESRGKQCTGIAAVACVAFNLLDPSTWCTSDVDYVLLVGDKYYRDCIEARNNPDPGEVNVDYLAVTELLPHLSFNNIRVGIDIGYEMAVNGHIDIDNGDEGFPNLKNGLIMFFQQYTYGILTANFISVAVSCSNQSESPCYWLFDSHARGPKGYKAPSRGLSCCMKFTNIEDLHMILRRNLYAKGGNSNVLNIYSLTPLAIAPEMNRSPQVERIQQSPAATTHTESGEAQVVFATSMLRSIDDDIPNIDNIVSIGNNNNTENDPIRLANIHRKTAPPLNLERERRMEELCWFFLFPDGKNGFGEHRDISITPLDYFQARILSNDKRFQRTDYLFFALSVVEYYRAKASVSVSCRMRQGEHTPQRLVDNMHLTMRNIRGSVSYWKRCCSELIAMVRSLGPPTWFATFSCNDLNWPDMLKALLLSDGRPITEFENLTFADRLKLVQKYPVVIARQFTVRVNALMQYLKNSHCLGGVVIDFWYRIEFQNRGSPHLHMLIWCENVPDFLTNEGRNVIEKVVSCSLEAENQDMSDIVQRVQIHKHSDTCYKDRNNRCCRFGFPRPISETTMCLGPDDTLANNGRFCVLKRTVNEVMVNNYNPTLLKLWEANMDIQPCGNVTAVAYYIAKYASKCEPQDTGDVIKEAVSRAKRRGGTVWNQLFSVSMAILSQRMVSAAECAYRLCHLPLKMSSRKAVFINSCRPEQRYRILRFEGYETSFFNNIFDRYAKRPDSLENLSLAEFAVRYETVSSGMWTEEDGDAELRNDDEETSRSRFIKLKDNTRMRIRNKAAVLRHRYYTLNSDREGYFYNLIVCHIPFRDESTLMSENESSEQCFLRRRHELKPMLGNATVEQFTHAEQIIEAALAQAVALNVVREGETNNEQLREPVSIHADETVYCDQVDLYEDQQQETLAMPEDVFLNSIRSLNVQQKSLLKSVSSVIEKDIKKNDDEDTEQMLLFITGGAGSGKSFILKLLVEHIKRCYNPTVDMMIKPLFIEVASLTGVAARQIFGKTLHSLFSLPIEKGTAMTYRRLTGQRLEQERRKWRYIRWLIIDEISMVSYENLRIIHLRLQEFKMNDKLFGGVNVLLFGDIMQLPPVKGHWCFIQPHWCSAEINLWHQFSFCELTINMRQRDDVEFIDLLNNLRFGEVTTFQLQILCERRRVPLTGEFEDGEAVRIFPTIKLVDEYNTKMTDKLAQSHRMYIIDAVDESREAATYGKRPPENVIPTNVNNCGGLLHTITLAEGSRIMLRRNISISDGLINGAMGIVKKFIWPALRRDQLEEGELPDSVLIKFDDESVGNRFKDIDGYIPISPVSATFQATKGYGDVERRMLPLILSWAVTVHKLQGTTLNKAVIDLGKRNFAKGQIYVALSRVKSLDGLVLSDLAPNKILVKPHDERALAEMERLRRLLLQTNTANQLPATDT; encoded by the coding sequence ATGGGCAGACCGACAAAAGATGCATCCCGAAGGAAAAAGAATCGAGCGAAAGAATCGCACGAAGTTAAACAATTACGTCTGTCAAGGAATCGTGAAATAAATGCACAGGCACGGCGTCAAGAAACTATTAATGAACGCCGTTCGAGATTATCCGCAATGCGGAAATACGCACGTTCGAAAGTGTCACGCGAAACAACAGGTGAAAAAAAAAGGCGGCTAAGTAGAATTTCTAACCGTTTAAAGAACGAATCGGCCgtggaacgatcacgtcggatcggattaatgcgccggcgattagcaaacgaatcggccgaggaacgatcacgtcggatcggattaatccgccggcgattagcaaacgaatcggccgaggaacgatcacgtcggatcggattaatgcgccggcgattagcaaacgaatcggccgaggaacgatcacgtcggatcggattaatgcgccggcgattagcaaacgaatcgggccaggaacgatcacgtcggatcggattaatccacCGGCGATTAGAGAACGAATcggccgaggaacgatcacgtcggatcggattaatccgccggcgattagcaaacgaatcgggccaggaacgatcacgtcggatcagATTAATCCACCGGCGATTAGAGATCGAATcggccgaggaacgatcacgtcggatcggaatAATAcgccggcgattagcaaacgaatcgggccaggaacgatcacgtcggatcggattaatccaaCGGCGATTAGAGAACGAATcggccgaggaacgatcacgtcggatcggattaatccgccggcgattagcaaacgaatcggcccaggaacgatcacgtcggatcggattaatccacCGGCGATTAGAGAATGAATCGGcccaggaacgatcacgtcggatcggattaatccacCGGCGATTAGAGAACGAATCTACGAAACAACGTTCACAACGTCTAATGCTCGCAAGAAATCGTACGCGGGAAGTGGTACTAACAGAATGTACCGAATCAAGAAATACACGCTTAAATGATATGCGCGAACATGCTAGAAACCGAAGAAAAGAGCTTCTTCTTCAGGCAGACAGTTTTAAATcggctattaatatttttgctgaTGTACCGTGTGCGGTGTGTTGCAAAACTTTATATCCGCAGCAACGTTACGCTTTGCACACGCAGCCTCTGTCTCATCTAATTCCTGCAAATCTGATAGAATTAGAGAAGATAACAACATGTTCTCGCTGCCTACATCATCTTAAAAAGCACAAAGTTCCATCGCAGGCATTGTGGAATAAAATGGAAGTAATGCAAGTACCTCAGGTGATATCAGATTTATCGGAAATCGAAAAACACATGTTGTGCAGAATAGTCCCGTTCcttaaaatcatgaaaattcaaaatcgcTTCAGTCAGAATTGGTGCAAAGGTCAGGTAGTCCTATTTGCCCGTGATGTATTCGAAGTTGCCGAACAACTTCCAGTTAGGTTAAACCAGAccggtataatgattgtcgtagaaagcctagaaaatttggaacgacAGCGACAATTTGAAATAGACGTCGGTAAACTTCGAAGAGCTTTAGAATGGCTGCTACAAAATAATGCTTTGTACAAAGATGTGCGACCATGTTTttctaatattatcaataacattTCGGAAATAGCTCATGTCACTGAAGAGCTTCCTATTGTaagaaaagaaattgaagttGCACAAAGAATTACTGAATCAAGCAGTAAATTTGTGCATGTAGGCCATAATGTAGCTATTTTACGAGGCACGTGCCATCAAGCTAGCGATCGCTTCAGCATCGAATCTCGCGGTAAGCAATGCACAGGCATAGCTGCAGTTGCTTGTGTTGCGTTTAATTTGCTCGATCCTAGTACGTGGTGTACTAGTGATGTTGATTATGTACTTTTAGTAGGAGATAAATATTACCGTGATTGCATTGAAGCGCGAAATAACCCTGACCCCGGAGAAGTCAATGTAGACTACTTAGCTGTAACAGAATTATTGCCACACTTATCGTTTAATAATATCAGAGTCGGTATTGACATTGGCTATGAAATGGCTGTAAATGGTCATATTGACATTGATAACGGTGATGAaggattcccaaatttaaagaacggtttaattatgtttttccaACAGTATACATACGGAATTCTTACCGCGAATTTTATATCAGTCGCTGTATCATGCAGCAACCAGTCGGAAAGTCCCTGCTATTGGTTGTTTGATTCCCACGCAAGAGGTCCGAAAGGATATAAAGCACCGTCACGGGGCCTTTCATGCTGTATGAAATTTACGAATATTGAAGATTTACACATGATCTTGCGTCGTAATTTATATGCTAAAGGAGGCAATAGCAATGTGCTAAATATCTACTCATTAACACCTCTAGCAATTGCACCCGAAATGAATAGATCCCCACAAGTCGAAAGGATACAACAATCACCTGCTGCGACTACTCATACAGAGTCCGGCGAGGCGCAAGTTGTTTTCGCAACAAGTATGTTACGTTCGATTGATGACGATATTcccaatatcgataatatcgtctCTATCGGTAATAATAACAACACAGAAAATGACCCGATAAGATTGGCGAATATACATAGAAAAACTGCGCCTCCTTTGAACCTAGAGAGGGAAAGAAGAATGGAAGAACTGTGTTGGTTCTTTCTATTTCCAGATGGAAAAAATGGTTTCGGAGAGCACCGAGATATCTCAATAACACCACTGGATTACTTCCAAGCGCGTATTCTGAGCAATGACAAACGATTTCAACGAACAGATTATTTGTTCTTCGCATTATCTGTTGTTGAATATTATCGCGCAAAAGCTAGCGTTTCAGTATCATGTAGAATGCGCCAAGGAGAACATACTCCACAGCGATTAGTAGATAATATGCACCTCACGATGAGAAATATAAGAGGATCGGTATCATACTGGAAACGTTGCTGCTCGGAATTAATCGCCATGGTTCGAAGTCTTGGACCGCCCACATGGTTTGCTACCTTCTCTTGCAATGATCTAAACTGGCCAGATATGTTGAAAGCGTTACTCTTATCCGATGGTCGTCCCATTAccgaatttgaaaacctaactTTTGCGGATCGACTAAAGTTGGTTCAGAAATATCCAGTAGTTATAGCAAGACAATTTACGGTACGAGTAAACGCGTTGATGCAGTATTTAAAAAACTCTCATTGCTTAGGTGGCGTTGTTATCGATTTTTGGTATAGAATTGAATTTCAGAATAGGGGAAGTCCACATTTACACATGCTGATTTGGTGTGAAAATGTACCCGATTTCCTTACCAACGAAGGCCGCAACGTTATTGAGAAAGTTGTATCTTGTTCATTGGAAGCAGAAAACCAAGATATGAGCGACATAGTACAAAGAgtccaaattcataaacattCTGATACATGTTACAAAGATCGTAATAATCGTTGTTGTCGTTTCGGATTTCCTAGACCGATAAGTGAAACAACGATGTGCTTGGGTCCAGATGACACACTTGCCAACAATGGACGTTTCTGTGTACTTAAGAGAACCGTAAATGAAGTTATGGTAAATAATTACAATCCAACTCTTTTAAAGCTTTGGGAAGCAAACATGGATATTCAACCATGCGGAAATGTTACAGCAGTTGCATATTATATTGCTAAGTACGCAAGTAAGTGCGAGCCGCAGGATACAGGAGACGTTATTAAAGAAGCCGTTTCCCGTGCGAAACGCCGCGGCGGTACCGTCTGGAATCAATTATTTTCGGTATCTATGGCAATTCTGTCCCAACGAATGGTCAGTGCTGCAGAATGTGCTTATCGATTATGCCATCTGCCTCTTAAAATGAGCTCGCGAAAAGCTGTATTTATAAACAGCTGTCGGCCTGAGCAGAGATACAGAATTTTGCGTTTCGAAGGATATGAaacatcatttttcaataacatATTCGATCGTTACGCAAAGAGACCGGACAGTCTAGAGAATTTGAGCTTAGCTGAATTTGCTGTCCGATATGAAACAGTTTCAAGTGGAATGTGGACAGAAGAGGATGGAGACGCAGAACTTAGAAATGACGATGAAGAAACATCGAGGTCgaggtttataaaattgaaggacAATACTCGAATGCGAATAAGAAATAAAGCAGCTGTACTTCGCCACCGATATTATACCTTGAACAGTGATAGAGAAGGATATTTCTATAACTTGATAGTGTGTCACATTCCATTTCGTGATGAAAGTACACTTATGTCCGAAAACGAATCTTCGGAACAATGTTTTCTTCGACGGCGACACGAATTGAAACCTATGTTGGGAAACGCAACCGTTGAACAATTTACTCACGCAGAACAAATTATTGAAGCAGCGCTGGCCCAGGCTGTAGCTTTGAACGTTGTACGCGAAGGGGAAACTAATAATGAACAGTTAAGAGAACCAGTCAGCATTCATGCCGACGAAACAGTATATTGCGATCAAGTTGATTTGTATGAGGATCAACAGCAAGAAACACTTGCAATGCCAGAAGACGTGTTCCTTAACAGTATTCGAAGTCTTAACGTTCAACagaaaagtttattgaaatcagTTTCCTCAGTAATtgagaaagatattaaaaagaatgatgatgaagatacggaacaaatgttactttttattacCGGAGGAGCTGGTAGTGGCAagtcgtttattttaaaattacttgttGAACATATTAAACGCTGCTATAATCCCACAGTTGATATGATGATAAAACCATTGTTCATTGAAGTAGCTTCTTTGACTGGCGTCGCTGCCCGCCAAATATTCGGAAAAACTCTGCACTCCTTGTTCTCGTTGCCTATTGAAAAAGGTACTGCAATGACCTATCGGCGACTGACTGGACAAAGACTCGAACAAGAGAGACGAAAGTGGCGGTACATAAGGTGGTTGATTATTGACGAGATATCAATGGTATCTTACGAGAATTTgcgaataattcatttaagatTGCAAGAATTCAAAATGAATGATAAACTGTTTGGTGGCGTAAATGTACTTCTGTTTGGCGATATCATGCAGTTGCCCCCGGTAAAAGGACACTGGTGTTTTATACAGCCCCATTGGTGTAgcgcagaaattaatttatggcaCCAATTTTCATTCTGCGAACTCACCATTAATATGCGACAAAGGGATGACGTCGAGTTTATCGACTTACTGAATAACCTACGGTTTGGGGAAGTGACAACCTttcaactacaaatactatgcgAACGAAGAAGAGTTCCCTTAACCGGAGAGTTTGAGGATGGTGAAGCGGTAAGAATATTCCCAACCATAAAATTAGTCgatgaatataatacaaaaatgaccGATAAATTAGCACAATCACATCGAATGTACATCATTGATGCAGTAGACGAGTCCCGTGAGGCAGCTACATATGGAAAAAGGCCACCAGAAAATGTTATTCCTACAAATGTTAATAACTGTGGCGGACTGTTACATACAATAACGTTAGCCGAGGGATCGCGAATCATGCTGCGgcgaaatatatcaatttctgaTGGTTTGATAAACGGTGCAATGGGAATAGTTAAGAAATTTATATGGCCGGCACTTAGAAGAGACCAACTAGAAGAGGGAGAATTGCCGGATTCAGTTCTTATAAAATTTGACGACGAATCTGTTGGAAATAGGTTCAAAGATATTGATGGTTACATTCCAATATCTCCAGTTTCAGCAACGTTTCAGGCAACAAAAGGTTATGGGGACGTCGAGCGCAGAATGTTACCACTTATTTTAAGTTGGGCAGTAACGGTGCACAAATTACAAGGGACCACATTAAACAAAGCTGTAATTGATCTTGGCAAAAGGAATTTTGCAAAAGGTCAAATTTACGTTGCACTTAGTCGTGTTAAAAGTCTAGATGGTCTAGTTTTATCTGATTTAGCGCCAAACAAAATCCTAGTTAAACCTCATGACGAGCGAGCACTCGCAGAAATGGAAAGATTACGACGCTTGCTTTTGCAAACAAACACTGCAAATCAGCTTCCAGCGACTGACACGTAA
- the LOC143265352 gene encoding uncharacterized protein LOC143265352: protein MKHMNKAWNPGICPTNSLPLEVTYRRCFIQFQFNHHTVDRNMAANENTQQALMNALQQLQLQQQQLQQQMQHMGEEMRAQQSLQQQQQQQQQQQQQQQQQQQQALQEQQHQQQEEGAKPSRVRGTAAGTRRKPYRGRRRGRRRGGGGWGGVGRGVIDGPNCLYQFFNK, encoded by the exons ATGAAACATATGAACAAAGCATGGAATCCTGGAATTTGCCCCACCAATTCTCTTCCTTTGGAAGTCACATACCGCAGATGTTTTATTCAGTTTCAGTTCAACCACCATACTGTTGACAG AAATATGGCTGCGAATGAAAATACTc AACAAGCTCTTATGAATGCACTGCAGCAACTGCAGCTGCAGCAGCAGCAGCTGCAGCAACAGATGCAGCATATGGGCGAGGAAATGCGGGCTCAACAATCgctgcagcagcagcagcagcagcagcagcagcagcaacagcaacagcaacagcaacaacaacaagcgCTGCAAGAGCAGCAGCATCAGCAACAGGAGGAAGGTGCTAAGCCGTCGCGGG TGAGAGGAACAGCCGCAGGCACGAGACGGAAGCCGTATCGCGGCAGACGGCGCGGCAGAAGGCGAGGCGGAGGAGGGTGGGGGGGAGTCGGCCGCGGGGTGATAGACGGCCCCAACtgtttatatcaattttttaataaataa